From Anas platyrhynchos isolate ZD024472 breed Pekin duck chromosome 16, IASCAAS_PekinDuck_T2T, whole genome shotgun sequence, a single genomic window includes:
- the MYO1H gene encoding unconventional myosin-Ih isoform X3 translates to MEGALIARDRVGVQDFVLLDSHTSETSFLNNLRKRYQENLIYTYIGTLLVSVNPYKELDIYTVTQMQLYRGVNFFELPPHLYAIADNAYRVMCSEYNNHFILISGESGAGKTEASKKILQYYAVTCPTTEQLQIVRDRLLLSNPVLEAFGNAKTLRNDNSSRFGKYMDIQFDFKGAPVGGHILSYLIEKSRVVHQNHGERNFHIFYQLLEGGDKDLLCWLGLERNPQKYAYLIQGRCAKVFSINDKNDWKIVRKAFSIIDFTEKDLEHLFGIVASVLHLGNIQFEEDSNGHAIIRNGTQIKWISKLLGVHLSILQEALTHRKIEARSEEVLSPLNVDLAFYARDAVAKAIYGRTFTWLVNKINGSLANKDSTRKTVIGLLDIYGFEVLDTNSFEQFCINYCNEKLQQLLIEMTLKAEQEEYELEGIEWEPIPYFNNKIICDLVEQKHKGIISILDEECLRPGEATDLSFLEKLEEKVGDHAHFVTRKLADQKTRKSIDWVDFRLLHYAGEVTYCAVGFLEKNNDLLYRNLKEVLCNSKNGIIRDCFLLSELDNRRRPETVATQFKNSLMSLIEILMSKEPSYVRCIKPNENKEPGKFDDFLIRHQVKYLGLMEHLRVRRAGFAYRRKYELFLQRYKSLCPATWPHWHGPAAEGVERLIKHLGYKPEEYKLGRTKIFIRFPKTLFATEDAFEIRKHLLVSRLQAKYKGCLGKREYQKKREAAIKLEACWRGALARKEAKKRTWAVQIIRKFINGFINRKKPLCPENIEFVRLVQYKYFMKLRDHVPKNVLDKSWLRPPSILEETSEMLKKICIRNLVRKYCRGVTAERKVQLQQKVVASAVFRGKKEGYVQSINQPFADTRLKENDINPKVLQLIQGEKIKYATPVVKYDRNGFKARERLLVLTQSSAYVVEMAKIKQKIDYATLKGISTSNLSDGIVVIHVPEDNKQKGDVILHCEHIFEVVSKLCMLANKQNLVKVVQGSLRFRIGSGKEGTMVFTVGQESQIFKAKNGQLTVVSTQAKS, encoded by the exons ATGGAAGGGGCTTTGATAGCCCGGGACAGAGTTGGGGTGCAGGACTTTGTGCTTCTGGACTCCCACACCAGTGAGACCTCCTTCCTGAACAATCTTCGCAAGCGGTACCAAGAGAACCTCATCTAT ACATATATTGGTACTCTTCTTGTGTCTGTCAACCCTTACAAAGAGCTGGATATCTACACAGTGACACAGATGCAGCTTTATCGAGGGGTGAACTTCTTTGAACTGCCACCACATCT ATATGCCATAGCTGACAATGCCTACCGGGTGATGTGCAGTGAATACAACAACCATTTCATCCTCATCTCTGGGGAGAGTGGAGCTGGAAAGACAGAGGCTTCCAAGAAGATCTTGCAATACTATGCAGTAACCTGTCCAACTACAGAGCAGCTGCAGATCGTCCGTGATCGTCTGCTACTGTCCAATCCTGTTCTGGAG gcttttggaaatgcaaaaacTCTGCGTAATGACAACTCAAGTAGATTTGGGAAATACATGGATATCCAATTTGATTTTAAG gGAGCTCCGGTAGGAGGGCACATCCTCAGTTACCTGATTGAGAAATCCCGAGTTGTCCATCAAAACCACGGAGAGAGGAATTTCCATATTTTCTACCAGTTATTAGAGGGCGGAGACAAGGATCTTCTCTGTTGGCTTGGGCTGGAGCGCAATCCCCAGAAGTATGCTTATCTTATACAG GGTCGATGTGCCAAAGTGTTTTCTATTAACGACAAGAATGACTGGAAAATAGTCCGCAAAGCTTTTTCTATCATTGACTTTACTGAGAAAGATTTAGAG CATCTCTTTGGAATTGTTGCTAgtgtcctgcacctggggaacATTCAGTTTGAAGAAGATAGCAACGGGCATGCCATCATTCGCAATGGCACTCAGATCAAATGGATCTCAAAG CTGCTAGGCGTCCACTTGTCCATTCTGCAAGAAGCCCTCACTCATCGGAAGATCGAAGCCCGATCCGAAGAG GTCCTAAGCCCGTTGAACGTGGATCTGGCATTCTATGCTCGGGATGCAGTTGCGAAGGCAATTTATGGACGGACTTTCACTTGGCTAGTCAACAAAATTAATGGCTCTCTAGCCAACAAG GATTCAACTCGGAAAACAGTTATTGGCCTTCTGGATATCTATGGTTTTGAAGTGCTGGACACAAACAG CTTTGAGCAGTTCTGCATTAATTACTGCAATGAGAAACTCCAGCAGCTGTTGATTGAGATGACCTtgaaagcagagcaggaggagtaTGAACTGGAAGGGATAGAG TGGGAACCAATTCCATATTTTAACAATAAGATCATCTGTGACTTGGTTGAGCAGAAGCATAAAGGAATAATCTCCATTCTG GATGAAGAGTGCTTACGACCTGGTGAAGCAACTGATTTGAGCTTCTTGGAAAAGCTGGAAGAGAAAGTAGGAGATCATGCCCACTTTGTGAC TCGCAAGCTTGCAGATCAGAAAACACGAAAATCAATCGATTGGGTGGATTTCCGCCTCCTTCATTATGCAGGAGAAGTCACGTACTGTGCTGTTG gaTTTCTGGAAAAGAACAATGATCTCCTATATAGAAACCTGAAAGAG GTGCTGTGCAACTCTAAAAATGGAATCATTAGAGACTGCTTTTTACTGTCAGAACTAGACAACAGGAGGAGGCCAGAGACT GTTGCAACCCAGTTCAAAAACAGTCTGATGAGCCTAATAGAAATCTTGATGTCCAAGGAGCCTTCTTATGTGCGCTGTATTAAACCAAATGAGAACAAGGAGCCTG GGAAGTTTGATGATTTCCTGATCCGACATCAGGTGAAATACCTGGGACTGATGGAGCACTTGCGGGTGAGACGAGCTGGCTTTGCGTATCGGCGGAAGTATGAACTCTTCTTGCAAAG GTATAAATCCTTGTGTCCAGCTACCTGGCCACACTGGCATGGGCCAGCAGCTGAGGGTGTGGAGAGGCTCATCAAGCATCTTGGTTATAAGCCTGAGGAATACAAGTTAGGGAG AACCAAAATATTCATTCGTTTCCCAAAGACCTTGTTTGCTACTGAAGATGCATTTGAAATCAGAAAGCACCTCTTGG tttCAAGACTACAAGCCAAATACAAAGGATGCCTTGGGAAGAGGGAGTACcagaagaagagagaagcag CTATCAAGCTGGAGGCCTGCTGGCGAGGAGCACTGGCACGGAAGGAGGCCAAGAAGAGGACGTGGGCTGTTCAGATAATCAGGAA ATTCATAAATGGCTTCATCAATCGGAAGAAACCTCTTTGCCCAGAGAACATTGAATTTGTGCGGCTTGTGCAGTACAAGTATTTCATGAAGCTCAGAGACCACGTtccaaaaaatgttttggacAAGAGCTGGCTCCGACCTCCTTCTATCCTGGAAGAG aCATCTGAGATGCTAAAGAAAATCTGCATTAGGAACCTAGTAAGAAAATACTGCAGAGGTGTCACTGCTGAGAGGAAAGTGCAG TTACAGCAAAAAGTTGTAGCAAGTGCCGTTTtcagagggaagaaggaaggctACGTGCAGAGCATAAACCAGCCTTTTGCGGATACTCGACTGA AAGAGAATGATATAAACCCCAAAGTACTGCAGCTCATCCAAGGTGAGAAGATCAAG TACGCAACCCCTGTGGTGAAGTATGACAGGAACGGGTTCAAAGCACGAGAGCGGCTGCTTGTTCTGACCCAGTCCTCGGCATATGTGGTGGAAATGGCAAAGATCAAGCAGAAAATAGACTACGCCACTCTGAAAG GTATTTCCACCAGTAACCTGAGTGATGGGATTGTAGTCATTCATGTTCCTGAGGACAACAAACAGAAG GGAGATGTGATCCTTCATTGTGAACATATCTTTGAGGTAGTCAGTAAACTCTGCATGCTGGCCAATAAGCAAAATCTTGTTAAAGTTGTGCAGGGAAG TCTTCGTTTTCGCATTGGCTCTGGGAAGGAAGGGACAATGGTGTTTACTGTGGGGCAGGAGTCGCAGATCTTTAAAGCCAAAAATGGACAACTAACAGTG GTGTCAACCCAAGCAAAGTCTTGA
- the MYO1H gene encoding unconventional myosin-Ih isoform X4: MQLYRGVNFFELPPHLYAIADNAYRVMCSEYNNHFILISGESGAGKTEASKKILQYYAVTCPTTEQLQIVRDRLLLSNPVLEAFGNAKTLRNDNSSRFGKYMDIQFDFKGAPVGGHILSYLIEKSRVVHQNHGERNFHIFYQLLEGGDKDLLCWLGLERNPQKYAYLIQGRCAKVFSINDKNDWKIVRKAFSIIDFTEKDLEHLFGIVASVLHLGNIQFEEDSNGHAIIRNGTQIKWISKLLGVHLSILQEALTHRKIEARSEEVLSPLNVDLAFYARDAVAKAIYGRTFTWLVNKINGSLANKDSTRKTVIGLLDIYGFEVLDTNSFEQFCINYCNEKLQQLLIEMTLKAEQEEYELEGIEWEPIPYFNNKIICDLVEQKHKGIISILDEECLRPGEATDLSFLEKLEEKVGDHAHFVTRKLADQKTRKSIDWVDFRLLHYAGEVTYCAVGFLEKNNDLLYRNLKEVLCNSKNGIIRDCFLLSELDNRRRPETVATQFKNSLMSLIEILMSKEPSYVRCIKPNENKEPGKFDDFLIRHQVKYLGLMEHLRVRRAGFAYRRKYELFLQRYKSLCPATWPHWHGPAAEGVERLIKHLGYKPEEYKLGRTKIFIRFPKTLFATEDAFEIRKHLLVSRLQAKYKGCLGKREYQKKREAAIKLEACWRGALARKEAKKRTWAVQIIRKFINGFINRKKPLCPENIEFVRLVQYKYFMKLRDHVPKNVLDKSWLRPPSILEETSEMLKKICIRNLVRKYCRGVTAERKVQLQQKVVASAVFRGKKEGYVQSINQPFADTRLKENDINPKVLQLIQGEKIKYATPVVKYDRNGFKARERLLVLTQSSAYVVEMAKIKQKIDYATLKGISTSNLSDGIVVIHVPEDNKQKGDVILHCEHIFEVVSKLCMLANKQNLVKVVQGSLRFRIGSGKEGTMVFTVGQESQIFKAKNGQLTVVSTQAKS, encoded by the exons ATGCAGCTTTATCGAGGGGTGAACTTCTTTGAACTGCCACCACATCT ATATGCCATAGCTGACAATGCCTACCGGGTGATGTGCAGTGAATACAACAACCATTTCATCCTCATCTCTGGGGAGAGTGGAGCTGGAAAGACAGAGGCTTCCAAGAAGATCTTGCAATACTATGCAGTAACCTGTCCAACTACAGAGCAGCTGCAGATCGTCCGTGATCGTCTGCTACTGTCCAATCCTGTTCTGGAG gcttttggaaatgcaaaaacTCTGCGTAATGACAACTCAAGTAGATTTGGGAAATACATGGATATCCAATTTGATTTTAAG gGAGCTCCGGTAGGAGGGCACATCCTCAGTTACCTGATTGAGAAATCCCGAGTTGTCCATCAAAACCACGGAGAGAGGAATTTCCATATTTTCTACCAGTTATTAGAGGGCGGAGACAAGGATCTTCTCTGTTGGCTTGGGCTGGAGCGCAATCCCCAGAAGTATGCTTATCTTATACAG GGTCGATGTGCCAAAGTGTTTTCTATTAACGACAAGAATGACTGGAAAATAGTCCGCAAAGCTTTTTCTATCATTGACTTTACTGAGAAAGATTTAGAG CATCTCTTTGGAATTGTTGCTAgtgtcctgcacctggggaacATTCAGTTTGAAGAAGATAGCAACGGGCATGCCATCATTCGCAATGGCACTCAGATCAAATGGATCTCAAAG CTGCTAGGCGTCCACTTGTCCATTCTGCAAGAAGCCCTCACTCATCGGAAGATCGAAGCCCGATCCGAAGAG GTCCTAAGCCCGTTGAACGTGGATCTGGCATTCTATGCTCGGGATGCAGTTGCGAAGGCAATTTATGGACGGACTTTCACTTGGCTAGTCAACAAAATTAATGGCTCTCTAGCCAACAAG GATTCAACTCGGAAAACAGTTATTGGCCTTCTGGATATCTATGGTTTTGAAGTGCTGGACACAAACAG CTTTGAGCAGTTCTGCATTAATTACTGCAATGAGAAACTCCAGCAGCTGTTGATTGAGATGACCTtgaaagcagagcaggaggagtaTGAACTGGAAGGGATAGAG TGGGAACCAATTCCATATTTTAACAATAAGATCATCTGTGACTTGGTTGAGCAGAAGCATAAAGGAATAATCTCCATTCTG GATGAAGAGTGCTTACGACCTGGTGAAGCAACTGATTTGAGCTTCTTGGAAAAGCTGGAAGAGAAAGTAGGAGATCATGCCCACTTTGTGAC TCGCAAGCTTGCAGATCAGAAAACACGAAAATCAATCGATTGGGTGGATTTCCGCCTCCTTCATTATGCAGGAGAAGTCACGTACTGTGCTGTTG gaTTTCTGGAAAAGAACAATGATCTCCTATATAGAAACCTGAAAGAG GTGCTGTGCAACTCTAAAAATGGAATCATTAGAGACTGCTTTTTACTGTCAGAACTAGACAACAGGAGGAGGCCAGAGACT GTTGCAACCCAGTTCAAAAACAGTCTGATGAGCCTAATAGAAATCTTGATGTCCAAGGAGCCTTCTTATGTGCGCTGTATTAAACCAAATGAGAACAAGGAGCCTG GGAAGTTTGATGATTTCCTGATCCGACATCAGGTGAAATACCTGGGACTGATGGAGCACTTGCGGGTGAGACGAGCTGGCTTTGCGTATCGGCGGAAGTATGAACTCTTCTTGCAAAG GTATAAATCCTTGTGTCCAGCTACCTGGCCACACTGGCATGGGCCAGCAGCTGAGGGTGTGGAGAGGCTCATCAAGCATCTTGGTTATAAGCCTGAGGAATACAAGTTAGGGAG AACCAAAATATTCATTCGTTTCCCAAAGACCTTGTTTGCTACTGAAGATGCATTTGAAATCAGAAAGCACCTCTTGG tttCAAGACTACAAGCCAAATACAAAGGATGCCTTGGGAAGAGGGAGTACcagaagaagagagaagcag CTATCAAGCTGGAGGCCTGCTGGCGAGGAGCACTGGCACGGAAGGAGGCCAAGAAGAGGACGTGGGCTGTTCAGATAATCAGGAA ATTCATAAATGGCTTCATCAATCGGAAGAAACCTCTTTGCCCAGAGAACATTGAATTTGTGCGGCTTGTGCAGTACAAGTATTTCATGAAGCTCAGAGACCACGTtccaaaaaatgttttggacAAGAGCTGGCTCCGACCTCCTTCTATCCTGGAAGAG aCATCTGAGATGCTAAAGAAAATCTGCATTAGGAACCTAGTAAGAAAATACTGCAGAGGTGTCACTGCTGAGAGGAAAGTGCAG TTACAGCAAAAAGTTGTAGCAAGTGCCGTTTtcagagggaagaaggaaggctACGTGCAGAGCATAAACCAGCCTTTTGCGGATACTCGACTGA AAGAGAATGATATAAACCCCAAAGTACTGCAGCTCATCCAAGGTGAGAAGATCAAG TACGCAACCCCTGTGGTGAAGTATGACAGGAACGGGTTCAAAGCACGAGAGCGGCTGCTTGTTCTGACCCAGTCCTCGGCATATGTGGTGGAAATGGCAAAGATCAAGCAGAAAATAGACTACGCCACTCTGAAAG GTATTTCCACCAGTAACCTGAGTGATGGGATTGTAGTCATTCATGTTCCTGAGGACAACAAACAGAAG GGAGATGTGATCCTTCATTGTGAACATATCTTTGAGGTAGTCAGTAAACTCTGCATGCTGGCCAATAAGCAAAATCTTGTTAAAGTTGTGCAGGGAAG TCTTCGTTTTCGCATTGGCTCTGGGAAGGAAGGGACAATGGTGTTTACTGTGGGGCAGGAGTCGCAGATCTTTAAAGCCAAAAATGGACAACTAACAGTG GTGTCAACCCAAGCAAAGTCTTGA
- the MYO1H gene encoding unconventional myosin-Ih isoform X1 yields MEEEHFGEGVGRRWHTAAWVAEKEEVEDNTDANMEGALIARDRVGVQDFVLLDSHTSETSFLNNLRKRYQENLIYTYIGTLLVSVNPYKELDIYTVTQMQLYRGVNFFELPPHLYAIADNAYRVMCSEYNNHFILISGESGAGKTEASKKILQYYAVTCPTTEQLQIVRDRLLLSNPVLEAFGNAKTLRNDNSSRFGKYMDIQFDFKGAPVGGHILSYLIEKSRVVHQNHGERNFHIFYQLLEGGDKDLLCWLGLERNPQKYAYLIQGRCAKVFSINDKNDWKIVRKAFSIIDFTEKDLEHLFGIVASVLHLGNIQFEEDSNGHAIIRNGTQIKWISKLLGVHLSILQEALTHRKIEARSEEVLSPLNVDLAFYARDAVAKAIYGRTFTWLVNKINGSLANKDSTRKTVIGLLDIYGFEVLDTNSFEQFCINYCNEKLQQLLIEMTLKAEQEEYELEGIEWEPIPYFNNKIICDLVEQKHKGIISILDEECLRPGEATDLSFLEKLEEKVGDHAHFVTRKLADQKTRKSIDWVDFRLLHYAGEVTYCAVGFLEKNNDLLYRNLKEVLCNSKNGIIRDCFLLSELDNRRRPETVATQFKNSLMSLIEILMSKEPSYVRCIKPNENKEPGKFDDFLIRHQVKYLGLMEHLRVRRAGFAYRRKYELFLQRYKSLCPATWPHWHGPAAEGVERLIKHLGYKPEEYKLGRTKIFIRFPKTLFATEDAFEIRKHLLVSRLQAKYKGCLGKREYQKKREAAIKLEACWRGALARKEAKKRTWAVQIIRKFINGFINRKKPLCPENIEFVRLVQYKYFMKLRDHVPKNVLDKSWLRPPSILEETSEMLKKICIRNLVRKYCRGVTAERKVQLQQKVVASAVFRGKKEGYVQSINQPFADTRLKENDINPKVLQLIQGEKIKYATPVVKYDRNGFKARERLLVLTQSSAYVVEMAKIKQKIDYATLKGISTSNLSDGIVVIHVPEDNKQKGDVILHCEHIFEVVSKLCMLANKQNLVKVVQGSLRFRIGSGKEGTMVFTVGQESQIFKAKNGQLTVVSTQAKS; encoded by the exons AAAGAAGAGGTGGAAGATAATACTGATGCAAACATGGAAGGGGCTTTGATAGCCCGGGACAGAGTTGGGGTGCAGGACTTTGTGCTTCTGGACTCCCACACCAGTGAGACCTCCTTCCTGAACAATCTTCGCAAGCGGTACCAAGAGAACCTCATCTAT ACATATATTGGTACTCTTCTTGTGTCTGTCAACCCTTACAAAGAGCTGGATATCTACACAGTGACACAGATGCAGCTTTATCGAGGGGTGAACTTCTTTGAACTGCCACCACATCT ATATGCCATAGCTGACAATGCCTACCGGGTGATGTGCAGTGAATACAACAACCATTTCATCCTCATCTCTGGGGAGAGTGGAGCTGGAAAGACAGAGGCTTCCAAGAAGATCTTGCAATACTATGCAGTAACCTGTCCAACTACAGAGCAGCTGCAGATCGTCCGTGATCGTCTGCTACTGTCCAATCCTGTTCTGGAG gcttttggaaatgcaaaaacTCTGCGTAATGACAACTCAAGTAGATTTGGGAAATACATGGATATCCAATTTGATTTTAAG gGAGCTCCGGTAGGAGGGCACATCCTCAGTTACCTGATTGAGAAATCCCGAGTTGTCCATCAAAACCACGGAGAGAGGAATTTCCATATTTTCTACCAGTTATTAGAGGGCGGAGACAAGGATCTTCTCTGTTGGCTTGGGCTGGAGCGCAATCCCCAGAAGTATGCTTATCTTATACAG GGTCGATGTGCCAAAGTGTTTTCTATTAACGACAAGAATGACTGGAAAATAGTCCGCAAAGCTTTTTCTATCATTGACTTTACTGAGAAAGATTTAGAG CATCTCTTTGGAATTGTTGCTAgtgtcctgcacctggggaacATTCAGTTTGAAGAAGATAGCAACGGGCATGCCATCATTCGCAATGGCACTCAGATCAAATGGATCTCAAAG CTGCTAGGCGTCCACTTGTCCATTCTGCAAGAAGCCCTCACTCATCGGAAGATCGAAGCCCGATCCGAAGAG GTCCTAAGCCCGTTGAACGTGGATCTGGCATTCTATGCTCGGGATGCAGTTGCGAAGGCAATTTATGGACGGACTTTCACTTGGCTAGTCAACAAAATTAATGGCTCTCTAGCCAACAAG GATTCAACTCGGAAAACAGTTATTGGCCTTCTGGATATCTATGGTTTTGAAGTGCTGGACACAAACAG CTTTGAGCAGTTCTGCATTAATTACTGCAATGAGAAACTCCAGCAGCTGTTGATTGAGATGACCTtgaaagcagagcaggaggagtaTGAACTGGAAGGGATAGAG TGGGAACCAATTCCATATTTTAACAATAAGATCATCTGTGACTTGGTTGAGCAGAAGCATAAAGGAATAATCTCCATTCTG GATGAAGAGTGCTTACGACCTGGTGAAGCAACTGATTTGAGCTTCTTGGAAAAGCTGGAAGAGAAAGTAGGAGATCATGCCCACTTTGTGAC TCGCAAGCTTGCAGATCAGAAAACACGAAAATCAATCGATTGGGTGGATTTCCGCCTCCTTCATTATGCAGGAGAAGTCACGTACTGTGCTGTTG gaTTTCTGGAAAAGAACAATGATCTCCTATATAGAAACCTGAAAGAG GTGCTGTGCAACTCTAAAAATGGAATCATTAGAGACTGCTTTTTACTGTCAGAACTAGACAACAGGAGGAGGCCAGAGACT GTTGCAACCCAGTTCAAAAACAGTCTGATGAGCCTAATAGAAATCTTGATGTCCAAGGAGCCTTCTTATGTGCGCTGTATTAAACCAAATGAGAACAAGGAGCCTG GGAAGTTTGATGATTTCCTGATCCGACATCAGGTGAAATACCTGGGACTGATGGAGCACTTGCGGGTGAGACGAGCTGGCTTTGCGTATCGGCGGAAGTATGAACTCTTCTTGCAAAG GTATAAATCCTTGTGTCCAGCTACCTGGCCACACTGGCATGGGCCAGCAGCTGAGGGTGTGGAGAGGCTCATCAAGCATCTTGGTTATAAGCCTGAGGAATACAAGTTAGGGAG AACCAAAATATTCATTCGTTTCCCAAAGACCTTGTTTGCTACTGAAGATGCATTTGAAATCAGAAAGCACCTCTTGG tttCAAGACTACAAGCCAAATACAAAGGATGCCTTGGGAAGAGGGAGTACcagaagaagagagaagcag CTATCAAGCTGGAGGCCTGCTGGCGAGGAGCACTGGCACGGAAGGAGGCCAAGAAGAGGACGTGGGCTGTTCAGATAATCAGGAA ATTCATAAATGGCTTCATCAATCGGAAGAAACCTCTTTGCCCAGAGAACATTGAATTTGTGCGGCTTGTGCAGTACAAGTATTTCATGAAGCTCAGAGACCACGTtccaaaaaatgttttggacAAGAGCTGGCTCCGACCTCCTTCTATCCTGGAAGAG aCATCTGAGATGCTAAAGAAAATCTGCATTAGGAACCTAGTAAGAAAATACTGCAGAGGTGTCACTGCTGAGAGGAAAGTGCAG TTACAGCAAAAAGTTGTAGCAAGTGCCGTTTtcagagggaagaaggaaggctACGTGCAGAGCATAAACCAGCCTTTTGCGGATACTCGACTGA AAGAGAATGATATAAACCCCAAAGTACTGCAGCTCATCCAAGGTGAGAAGATCAAG TACGCAACCCCTGTGGTGAAGTATGACAGGAACGGGTTCAAAGCACGAGAGCGGCTGCTTGTTCTGACCCAGTCCTCGGCATATGTGGTGGAAATGGCAAAGATCAAGCAGAAAATAGACTACGCCACTCTGAAAG GTATTTCCACCAGTAACCTGAGTGATGGGATTGTAGTCATTCATGTTCCTGAGGACAACAAACAGAAG GGAGATGTGATCCTTCATTGTGAACATATCTTTGAGGTAGTCAGTAAACTCTGCATGCTGGCCAATAAGCAAAATCTTGTTAAAGTTGTGCAGGGAAG TCTTCGTTTTCGCATTGGCTCTGGGAAGGAAGGGACAATGGTGTTTACTGTGGGGCAGGAGTCGCAGATCTTTAAAGCCAAAAATGGACAACTAACAGTG GTGTCAACCCAAGCAAAGTCTTGA